The Spirochaeta isovalerica genome includes a window with the following:
- a CDS encoding beta-glucosidase family protein, whose protein sequence is MARMKYEELIRKMTLEEKASLMSGKDFWQSQNLERLGIFSMFLADGPHGIRRQAVGSDQMGLNAGIPATCYPTEATVANSWNEDLGERVGSYLGLEAVAQKVHVLLGPGLNMKRNPLCGRNFEYFSEDPYLAGKLAAAYVRGIQSHGVSACVKHFCAKNQEERAMSIDVVVDERALREIYLTAFEIAVKEGRTRSLMTSYNKLNGTYTNENKHILQEILRGEWGYEGAVISDWGGSNDRVAGLEAGNDLEMPSNDGETDREIVLAVQNGVLDESILDRRVDNLLDLIFFTGKLEDKSRFNFDVEKHHRISQKMAEESIVLLKNEDAILPIRYDKKVAVIGEFAKTARYQGSGSSRVNPTILDNTLECFDESGIRIIDYAPGYKRYGRKSGKLKREACELAAGADIVLLYLGLDEATETQGLDRESMSLPANQIDLLEAVYEVNSSIVVCLSSGSAIEMPWIGKVKGLLHGYLGGQAGARAILRVLSGDVNPSGKLAETYPLKYEDVPSAGNFPGREVTAEYRESLFIGYRYYDTAGIAVLFPFGYGLSYTEFEYSDLRINDNGISFDLANVGKAAGMEIAQMYIHCCSDAIFRPYKELKGFKKVFINPGEVKNITIPFDDISFRYFNTLTNGWEIEEGDYEILVGASSADIRLKASMHRKGTDAPVPYRKEDLPSYFEGKAAHIGDEEFEQLLGRPLPPSNWDRKRDLGYNDTISQCRYARGVAGRLTYWIIVFLHWYLKRIGRRNEANLIMMSVYHMPFRGIARMTGGSVSMAMVDGMLLIVNGRFFRGLFKLWKEWRTNSSK, encoded by the coding sequence ATGGCTCGGATGAAATACGAAGAACTGATAAGGAAAATGACTCTGGAGGAAAAAGCCTCCCTGATGTCCGGGAAAGATTTCTGGCAATCACAAAATCTTGAAAGGCTGGGCATATTCAGTATGTTTCTGGCAGACGGTCCCCATGGTATCCGCAGGCAGGCTGTCGGGTCGGATCAGATGGGGCTTAACGCTGGAATCCCCGCCACATGTTATCCTACGGAAGCCACTGTCGCAAACAGCTGGAATGAAGATCTGGGGGAACGTGTGGGCTCCTATCTGGGGCTGGAGGCAGTGGCTCAGAAAGTTCACGTACTTCTCGGGCCGGGACTGAATATGAAGAGAAATCCTCTTTGCGGGAGGAATTTCGAGTATTTCAGCGAGGATCCCTATCTGGCCGGGAAGCTGGCCGCCGCATATGTCCGGGGCATACAGTCCCACGGAGTCTCGGCTTGTGTTAAACATTTCTGTGCCAAAAATCAGGAAGAAAGAGCCATGTCCATTGATGTGGTCGTCGACGAAAGAGCCCTCAGGGAGATTTATCTCACCGCTTTTGAAATAGCCGTCAAAGAGGGCAGAACCAGGTCCCTCATGACTTCTTATAACAAACTCAACGGGACGTACACCAATGAAAACAAGCATATACTGCAGGAAATACTGAGGGGCGAGTGGGGATATGAGGGCGCCGTTATTTCCGACTGGGGGGGCAGCAATGACAGAGTCGCCGGTCTGGAAGCGGGGAATGATCTTGAGATGCCTTCCAATGACGGCGAGACGGACAGGGAGATCGTTCTCGCCGTTCAGAATGGTGTTCTCGATGAATCGATACTGGACCGGAGGGTCGACAATCTGCTGGACCTGATCTTCTTTACTGGAAAACTGGAAGATAAGTCCCGGTTCAATTTCGATGTGGAAAAGCATCACCGGATTTCACAGAAGATGGCTGAAGAATCTATCGTCCTTCTGAAGAACGAAGACGCTATCCTTCCCATTCGCTACGATAAAAAGGTGGCTGTAATTGGAGAGTTTGCAAAGACAGCCCGGTATCAGGGGTCAGGATCATCCCGGGTCAATCCCACCATACTGGATAATACGCTCGAATGTTTCGACGAATCGGGTATCCGCATTATCGATTATGCTCCGGGATATAAAAGGTATGGGAGGAAGAGTGGTAAACTCAAGAGGGAAGCCTGTGAGCTTGCCGCCGGCGCAGATATAGTTCTTCTATATCTGGGGCTCGATGAAGCGACCGAGACACAGGGGCTCGACAGGGAAAGCATGTCCCTTCCAGCCAATCAGATAGATCTCCTCGAAGCGGTTTACGAAGTCAACAGCTCCATAGTTGTCTGCCTCTCCAGCGGTTCGGCTATTGAAATGCCCTGGATCGGGAAGGTCAAAGGTCTGCTGCACGGCTATCTCGGGGGACAGGCGGGAGCCCGGGCAATACTCCGTGTTCTTTCCGGCGATGTCAATCCTTCGGGCAAGCTGGCTGAAACCTATCCACTCAAGTATGAAGATGTCCCTTCGGCCGGAAATTTCCCCGGTAGGGAAGTTACTGCCGAGTACAGAGAGTCCCTCTTTATCGGATACCGCTATTACGATACAGCCGGGATCGCTGTTCTATTCCCCTTCGGATACGGTTTGAGCTACACGGAATTTGAATATTCAGATCTGAGAATCAATGATAACGGCATAAGCTTTGATCTGGCCAATGTGGGAAAAGCCGCCGGAATGGAAATAGCCCAGATGTATATCCATTGTTGTTCCGATGCTATTTTCAGACCTTATAAAGAGCTTAAGGGATTTAAGAAGGTTTTTATCAACCCCGGCGAAGTCAAAAACATAACTATACCTTTCGACGATATAAGTTTCCGCTATTTCAACACTCTGACTAACGGGTGGGAAATCGAAGAGGGGGATTATGAAATTCTTGTCGGAGCATCAAGTGCTGACATCAGGTTGAAAGCCTCTATGCATAGGAAAGGTACCGATGCTCCTGTTCCCTACAGAAAGGAAGATCTTCCTTCGTACTTTGAAGGGAAAGCAGCCCATATCGGTGATGAGGAGTTCGAGCAGCTGCTGGGACGGCCTCTTCCTCCTTCCAATTGGGACAGAAAAAGAGATCTGGGATATAATGATACAATTTCTCAATGCCGCTATGCCAGGGGTGTAGCTGGCCGCCTCACTTACTGGATCATCGTCTTTCTCCACTGGTACCTTAAGAGGATTGGACGGCGGAACGAGGCGAATCTCATCATGATGTCGGTCTATCACATGCCTTTCAGGGGCATAGCCAGAATGACCGGCGGATCTGTATCCATGGCAATGGTTGACGGTATGCTTCTCATAGTGAACGGTCGTTTTTTCAGAGGTCTGTTCAAACTTTGGAAAGAGTGGAGAACCAATTCCTCAAAATGA
- the glf gene encoding UDP-galactopyranose mutase has translation MKKYDYLIVGAGLFGAVAARELSRAGKKCLIIDKRDHIGGNIYTERQNGIDVHKYGAHIFHTNNRKVWDYISNFSEFNHYINSPLANFKGEIYNLPFNMNTFYAMWGVTTPDEARKKIEDQKRGQYCRNPSNLKEQAVNLVGPDIYEKLIRGYTEKQWGRSCEDLPPFIIKRLPVRFTYDNNYFNARFQGIPVDGYTNIISRMTEGLDIRLNSHYLDDREFWSGQAGTIVFTGPIDSFFDYELGTLEYRKVRFETRILDIPDFQGNAVVNYTDRETPFTRIIEHKHFNFGEQPHTVISYEFSDEWKKGDEPYYPVNDLKNSELYGKYRELASGLDHVIFGGRLGEYRYYDMDVTIERALETVRMLLNREG, from the coding sequence ATGAAGAAATACGATTATCTTATTGTCGGTGCCGGGCTTTTCGGAGCTGTCGCAGCCAGGGAGCTGAGCCGTGCCGGAAAAAAATGTCTCATCATCGATAAAAGAGACCATATAGGCGGGAACATCTATACGGAAAGACAAAACGGCATAGATGTACACAAATACGGGGCCCATATCTTTCATACGAACAACAGGAAAGTCTGGGATTATATCAGTAATTTCAGTGAGTTCAATCATTATATAAACAGTCCTCTGGCCAATTTCAAAGGGGAGATTTACAACCTTCCTTTCAATATGAACACTTTTTATGCCATGTGGGGTGTTACGACGCCCGATGAAGCCCGGAAGAAGATCGAAGATCAGAAGCGCGGTCAATATTGCAGAAATCCGTCAAACCTGAAGGAGCAGGCTGTCAATCTGGTCGGACCGGATATCTACGAAAAGCTGATCCGGGGGTATACGGAGAAGCAGTGGGGCCGATCCTGTGAAGATCTGCCGCCTTTTATTATCAAGAGACTTCCCGTACGCTTTACCTATGACAATAATTACTTCAACGCCCGCTTTCAGGGGATACCCGTTGATGGTTATACGAACATCATCTCCAGAATGACTGAAGGGCTGGACATCCGTTTGAACAGTCATTATCTCGACGATAGGGAATTCTGGTCCGGTCAGGCCGGTACGATTGTTTTCACGGGGCCGATTGATTCCTTTTTCGATTATGAACTGGGAACTCTGGAGTACAGAAAAGTCCGCTTTGAAACCCGGATCCTCGACATCCCTGATTTTCAGGGGAATGCCGTTGTCAACTATACAGACAGGGAAACCCCGTTCACGAGGATAATAGAGCACAAGCATTTTAATTTCGGAGAGCAGCCCCATACTGTTATCAGTTACGAGTTCAGCGACGAGTGGAAGAAGGGCGATGAGCCCTATTACCCTGTAAATGATTTGAAAAATTCAGAACTCTACGGGAAATACAGGGAGCTCGCCTCCGGTCTGGACCATGTCATTTTCGGTGGACGTCTCGGAGAGTACAGGTATTATGATATGGACGTAACCATAGAAAGAGCGCTGGAAACTGTTCGAATGCTTTTGAACCGGGAAGGGTAA
- a CDS encoding methyl-accepting chemotaxis protein, with product MTIRFRLFTFVITLSCLLIGVSYFATFITMDILSKTEHIYSDQFSALDTLVQTANHAGKADHILSKSLSGSNQNDHISEIENEIFLGEDRLKSFREIYGPILNDKKELEDLEQFFYKWKTEIIAVSAGRPGMPGLNYQESYEKMTQSLGSLFDIIRNNAEGNYTDVRKYGKNLFITYHVIAASGGILGILILMTIYRSVLRPIRTVSLKVEELYEGNGDLTKRLPVKGNDEMAGLAENLNGFIEKTEKILVALRQSIRKADSVKTGTITSISENSTATTQISASMKSISGQITSLDRQIRGAGESVGNLDGSVNQFETQVSEQVSIVEETTASVTEMISSIGNLSNIARGRKEGTENLREKISEGDQKIQESVSSVKDIHADIDTIHQMVNLISGIAAQTNLLAMNAAIEAAHAGDAGRGFAVVSDEIRKLSETSSAQSKSIRNVLLQTVSNIEKATEASGFTLDIYREIQGEFTVLIDAFTEISNNSSELNTGGTQILQTMEHLNSHSINLKDESNRLKRVNSEMVSVMEEISAISRSIDSSIKEMNRGMDDITGGISEMNSLSEDLDYAMNTAEEQLKLFKLTC from the coding sequence TTGACCATACGATTCCGATTATTTACGTTCGTCATAACCTTAAGCTGTCTGCTCATCGGGGTGTCATACTTTGCCACCTTCATCACCATGGATATCCTTTCCAAGACAGAGCATATCTACTCAGATCAGTTCTCCGCACTGGATACACTTGTTCAGACGGCCAACCACGCAGGCAAAGCTGATCATATCCTGTCGAAGTCTCTCTCCGGTTCAAATCAGAATGATCATATAAGTGAAATTGAAAACGAAATTTTCCTCGGGGAAGACCGCTTAAAATCCTTTAGGGAGATTTACGGGCCGATCCTCAATGATAAAAAAGAACTCGAAGATTTAGAACAGTTTTTTTACAAATGGAAGACGGAAATCATTGCTGTATCAGCAGGACGGCCAGGAATGCCGGGGCTAAACTATCAGGAATCCTATGAAAAGATGACCCAATCACTGGGTTCGCTCTTTGATATAATCCGCAACAATGCCGAGGGGAACTACACTGATGTGAGAAAATACGGGAAAAATCTCTTTATAACCTATCACGTTATTGCCGCATCGGGGGGAATCCTCGGGATTCTGATCCTTATGACCATCTATCGATCCGTTCTCAGGCCTATCCGTACTGTAAGCCTTAAAGTTGAAGAGCTTTACGAAGGGAACGGGGATCTGACTAAACGGCTGCCCGTTAAGGGAAATGATGAGATGGCCGGGCTGGCGGAAAACCTGAACGGATTTATAGAGAAGACGGAAAAAATACTAGTAGCGTTGAGACAATCCATTCGAAAAGCCGATTCTGTAAAAACCGGAACAATCACCTCAATTTCGGAAAACAGTACGGCTACTACACAGATCTCCGCCAGTATGAAATCGATCAGCGGACAGATTACCTCTCTGGACAGGCAGATTCGGGGAGCCGGCGAATCAGTCGGCAATCTCGACGGGAGTGTCAACCAGTTTGAAACACAGGTGTCAGAGCAGGTCTCTATAGTCGAAGAGACGACCGCTTCGGTTACGGAAATGATCAGCTCCATCGGGAATCTCTCAAATATAGCCCGGGGACGAAAGGAGGGAACCGAAAACCTACGGGAAAAGATCAGCGAGGGCGACCAGAAAATTCAGGAATCCGTTTCCTCTGTCAAAGACATTCACGCTGATATTGACACCATACACCAGATGGTCAATCTGATTTCGGGAATTGCCGCCCAGACAAATCTTCTGGCCATGAATGCCGCCATCGAAGCTGCCCATGCCGGCGATGCGGGACGGGGATTCGCCGTAGTATCCGATGAAATCCGGAAGTTGTCCGAAACATCGAGCGCCCAGTCAAAATCCATAAGGAACGTATTGCTCCAAACTGTGTCCAATATAGAAAAGGCGACAGAAGCCAGCGGTTTCACATTGGACATCTACAGGGAAATTCAGGGGGAATTTACTGTCCTCATTGACGCATTCACCGAGATATCCAACAACTCCTCGGAACTGAATACGGGGGGAACGCAGATTCTTCAAACGATGGAGCATTTGAACAGCCACAGTATCAATCTGAAAGACGAGTCGAACCGCTTGAAAAGGGTAAACAGCGAAATGGTTTCTGTCATGGAGGAAATATCAGCCATTTCACGATCCATAGACAGTTCAATAAAAGAGATGAACCGGGGGATGGATGACATAACCGGAGGAATCAGCGAGATGAACTCCCTCTCTGAGGATCTCGATTATGCCATGAACACGGCGGAAGAACAGCTGAAGCTTTTCAAACTGACCTGCTGA